GTGGTTATCAATTTTTAGCACCTTCGCGAGAGCGTTATTACAATAGTTTACCAACCACAGGTGGCACGCTTAAACAGTCTGCAACCTTTGAGCAGCCTATTTTAAACGCTCAAAATATGGCAGATATTAAAGCGTTAGCTAAAACTATTAGACAAACTATGCCAAGTGCTACAGATGTAGACTATCAAGGTGCATATGACGTTGAATTAGGCTTTAAGAATGACAAACTATGGTTGTTTCAAATTAGACCTTTTGTAGAAAATAAAAAAGCATTAAGTTCTACGTATTTACAATCCATTACACCAACAGTAAACACTAATAAAGCGATTGCGCTTTCAAAAAAAATATAAATGAAAAAAGTATTAATTGTTCTAGTTTTAGTACTAATATGTTCTGCTTTTACAACAGCAACGTTATATCCAATTGATGGATATGAGTACACAGGTATTAAGCGTTTAAAACGTTTAGAATTAATTAAAAGTGGCGAAATAGTGGAGAAACAAACCTTACCTGAAGGAGCGTTTAAATCCTATTTGGATATTAAATTAAATTTAAAAGAAAAAGCAGCAGACAGTTTACATTGTTTTTTTAAAGAGAATGAAGCTTTTCAAAAAGACATTAATAATTTGTTTAGAGGATTAGATAAAAGTTACTCGTTAACTGTAATGGATATCTCAGATTTAAACGATATTAAATATGCACATCGTAATGAAACAGCTGGTTATCAGCCTGGAAGCGTAGGTAAACTAGCTGTATTATTAGGGTTATTTGATCAATTATCTAAAATTTATCCAGATAATTTTGAAAAACGCATTACATTATTAAAAACTAAAGTAGTTAAAGCAGGAGTTTGGGGATTAACAGATGAGCATACTATACCTATTTATAACATTGAAACTAAAAAATTAGTAAAACGTCAGGTTATCGCTAGTGACGAGTTTTCTTTATTTGAGTGGGCTGACCATATGTTATCTGTTAGTAATAATGGAGCAGCAAGTATTGTTTGGCGCGAAGTGTTATTAATGCAAGCTTTTGGCGAAAAATATCTAGAATTAACTGAAGCAGATGCCTTAACTTATTTTAAAACCACAGAAAAAAAGGTGCTAACAGACCTTGGTAACGATGTAGTAAATTTACCGTTACGAAACCTGGGAATAACTGCAGAAGAATGGCGTTTAGGGAGTTTTTTTACTAGAGGAGCAAATACTTACGTTGGTGATAAAGGAGGAAGTATTGGAACGCCATTTGGTGTTATGAAATTTTTAGTACAATTAGAGCAAGGTAATGTTATTGATGCGCAGTCTAGTCTAGAGATGAAACGTTTGATGTACATGACAGACAGACGTATTAGATATGCACAAGCACCTACTTTAAAAGAAGCAGCAGTCTATTTTAAATCTGGAAGTTTATATAAATGTGATAGAAGTAATGGTCAGGTTTGTGGAAAGTATATGGGTAATATTCAAAATTTTATGAACTCTGTAGCAATTGTAGAGCATCCTGATAACACAACTTATATGGTTGTATTAATGACTAATGTATTGCGTAAAAACTCGGCAACAGACCATATGACTTTAGCAGCAAATATTGATAAATTAATCAGGAAGTAAGGCCTAAAAGACTTTCGGTTTTTGCTCTAATTTTTTTATTAGTTTCATTAATTAACACCAATTCTAAAAGCGGTTTAAAGTTGGTGTTATTTGATTTTTCAATAAGATATAAAACAGCAAATTTTAGTTTTACGTCTTTTCGTTTTAAAAGCTCGTTATAACATTCAATTTCGCTAAAAACTTTAAGGTTTAATTTTTTTAATTTTTCTTCTTGATTAGAATCTAATAATACAGATTCGGCTACTGGAATTAATTCTTTTTTAAGCTGACTGTTTAGAATGTTATCTAAAAACTCGATTGCATGAATGCGCTGCTCTTCTTTACCATGCATGATGGTGTTTAAGATTGGGTCAACATCATTTGGAGGATATTTAATGCCTAAAAACCTAAAAATGCGTTGCAGTTGTCTGTCCAATCGTTGTTCTAGCAAATGGATAAGTCCGTTTCTGGCTTCGTTTTCATCTTTAGACTCCATGGTTACCGATTTCATTTTATATTGTAACACAATTTGAGTGTGTATAACAGCTAATGTATTTTGATATAATTGACATTCGTCTAAAATTTTATCCACTATAAAGCGATCTTTAATTTTTAGATGTGGATATTTCCATTTTAATCGTTTTAAGGCTTCAATAGCCTCAATTTTAACTGTATGTTCTGTATCACCAGTTAGCAACATTAATGTGTTAATGGCTTTTTGAGATTTAAACTTTTCGATAACCAATATTACATAAGCAGCATCTTCAAAATCTATTGTTTCTTTTATAACCTTTTGATATAGGACGTCTATAACAGGATCGTTATAAAAAAACAAGGCGTCTACAGCAATTTGTCTGGTTTCTTTTATTGATAAATGCGAAATAATATGGTCGATAAATTCAGGATCTAAAGTTTTGGAAGCACTGATTATTGCAGTCTTTACAACATCTAAATCTTTGGAAAGTAGTTGCGTTTTAAGCACATTGTAGTAGGTACTGATTTTTGCGTTACCAATACTTTCTAAAACAGATTTAATAGTATTGTTTTTTAAATTGGCATCAGTAAGCTCTAAATATTTATTTAAAGCAGATTCTATTTTTTGTTCTAAGTTAAAACGATTTTGTAATAGTTGGTTGTTTCTTAACTCCAAGGATAAGCCTACTAAAGCTGCATTAGCAATGGTGTTGTCTGTACTATTAATATGGTTTTCAAATAAAACGATTGTATTTTGCTTATAATTTTTTAAAAGATATCTAAAGGCAGACGTTGTAACTTGCTGGTTATCGTCATAAATCATAGCTTCAATTTGTGTTGATAAATTTTCCGTTTTCAAAAAATATAAATTATCAATAGCTAAGGCTTTTACTTTAGGAGAGTCGTGGTTTAATAGTGTTTTAATGGCTGTAAAAAAACGTTCGTCTTTAACTTCAAGTGTTTTTTCAAGCATGTTAATTATTTGGTTTTCTTTACCAGTATTTAAAACGCGTAAAACGGAACCAATGATTGAGGTGACTTTAAGTTCCTCTTTATGAACTTTGCTTTTTTTGACTTCAGCATTATCTAAAAGTTGTTTAAATGCGATGACATATTGCTGTCTTAAAAAATAGATTAAAACCAACCATATAATAATCAAGACGATAATAATAATACTAATAGATGTAGATGAAATATCTAAACCGTTAATAAAAAATATTAAAATAAAACCTGCTATTCCTGTAGCTATACTGTCCACAACAACATCTGTAAAGGTTTTAGTTTTCTTTTTTATATCCATTGGAATAGGTATGGACAATAACTCTGTAGAGGCTTTGTTTACGGACTGTTTTAAACTACCATCCACTACTTTTATAAATACAATAACCCATAACTCTGGAATAAAAAGTAGTAAAATAGAGCCTATTAAAATACCAGCAGGAAGCCATAAAAGGGATTTACCAACACCAAAAGTACCTACAATGCGTTTGGTTAAAAAAAGTTGAATTAATAATGAAATAACACTTAAAGTAGAAAACCAAAAACCAAAAAAGGAAGTTAACTCATCTTCCGTAGCTATAAATCTAGAGGCATAATCACTATATTGATAATCAATTAACTTGGCAATTAAAACACTCATCCCAATGACTAATGCAATTAAGCTTAATAATTTGGATTGTCTTATTAGTTTAAAAGGCGATTTAGTATTCGTCTCATTTTTTATAGATAACTGAAACTCGTTTAAATTTTTAACCTCATTTTTCCAGATATATCTAGATAATGGTACACATATTGAAACTAGTATTGCAGCTATAAAAAGTAAGTCTTCTGTGTATAAAATTTTAGTTAAAAAGGAAGTAAGGTAACCTCCAAAAATACCACCTGCAATAGCACCTGCACCAATAAATCCAAACACACGTTTAGCTTCTCTAACATTGTAAACCACATTAGCTAATAACCAAAATTGAGACGCAGTAAGTAATCCGTAAATAGCGACCCATACATACGGAATATATAAGAAAACGCCTGAAATGACATTAAATTTTAGTAAAATACCAAACGCTATTAATGAGGTTATAGAGGCTATTAACGTCCTATCTATTATGATGTTTAAAGTGTATTTTTCTAGAGCTTTGGTATAAAAAAAAGATCCAATTATAGCCATTAAGGCTGTTAGTACGTAACCTAAAGGTAAAGCGCTAGAGGTAAGCTCTGATAAAAACAGCGAATTTATTGTAGGCTTAATAACCAACAATGTTGTTATTAAAATAAAGATATTGAGTTGAAGTAGGAGCGTTTTGTTTAACTCTTCTTCTTTAATATCAAATGCTTTTAAAATAAATGTTTTAAGCTTTTTATTAATAGGAAGTTTGATTTTCAAGATGGTGTTTATAGGTCAAAAATTATTGTCAAATAACACTATAAAGGTATTGCTTTTTAAGTTTTATATAGGCAATAATTTGTCTAATTTAAAGGCTAGCTATTGTGTTCTTAAAACTTTTTCAATAGGTTTTATTAAGTCTCTAATAATTTGCTCTCCAGCTGAATCTTCGATTAAAGCGACTAAAATATAGCGTCTATTGTCGTCTTTTCCCCAAACTAAAACAGAGTCTGAATGGTAATTTTTCCATGAGCCAGATTTTCTAAATATTCTAGCTTCAGGTGCAATTTTATCTAAAGTGTTTACAAATTTATGGTGTAACTCTGGGTTTTCCATAATATCTAACATTTGTTTAGATCGTTTTCTGTTTACTAATTTACCATTGGCTAGTAAGTAATAATATCTGCATACTTGTGTAACTGTAGCAGCATGACTAAGGTTTTTTAAAGGTTCTCTGTTAGTATTTCCGCCACCACCATAACGTTTTCCAACCCAAAGACCACCTCCAAAGTTTTCGTCATAAAACTTATATTTTGGGCTTCTCATAACCGCTTCAATCTTATCGTATCCTAAGCGATCAATCATTCTGGTTGTTGCTTGATTGTTGGATTTGCTAATCATTAGTCGCATATCCTTTCTAATATCTTTAGTTTCTATTAATTCTTTTTTATCAATAGCATCCATTGCAGCAAGTAAAACAGCAATTTTTGGTAAACTTGCAGCATACATCATGTGGTTGCCATTAAGTCGTGCAAATTTTACATTATTAGTGTCTCTTAAGTCCACTAAACCAATTGCCATTTTTTTCTGATTAATTAAGGTTTTCCATAACGGATTAGAATTAATTTCTTTTTCTAATGTTTTTTGAAGATTATTATCAACCAAAGAAGTCAGTAATGCAATTCTGCCATCACTTGTAGGTAAAGGCAACTCATCTTGAGCAACACTATTGGTTACTAACAAAGTAACTAAGGCAAGAAAAAAAAGTTTTGTTTTCATCTTAAAATAACACAGTAATTATAATATAGCAAATGTATATAAATAACTAGTAGTTAAAGTGTTAATTTTTAATATTGAGCATTTTTATATTTATCAGCATTTGCAGTACTTGTCTGGTAATTATTATAATTATTTAGTTAATTTATTATAATTGAAGATGAAAAATAATCCTTACAAGGCTTAAATTTTAAATATTTTTTTTAAAGTAATCAATCCATTTTTTATGAATTTTAATTTGCTTAAATTTGTTTGAAACACGATATCAAAGTTAGATTTTAATGATTTTTAAGCAGTTCAGAATTAATTCCTTTTTCACTTTATTTATAACGTTAATTCTATTTTGTGGTTTTGCAATTGGTCAATCTAAAAAGCAGCAAAATTATTACAGCTTATTAGACTCTGCACAAACATATTTAGATGTAAACCCAAAAATATCAGCTCAGTTTTTAGATAGTATTCCTAATCCGATTACTTCTAATATAACAGGACGTTTAGCGTATTATTATCAATTAAAGGGACTTTTAAATGATAAAAATGAAGAACCTATCAAGCAGTTTCAAAATTTTGCTTTAGCTTTAAAACATGCTAAATTAGAGAAGGATTACGATATTGCAGGCATGGTATCTGTTGAGCTTTTTTATAATTCGTACCTAATTAATAAGGACTCTACTGCATTTAAATATTTAGAGGATGCTAAATCATTTTATACTAAAACTAATAATGTAAATGGCTTAGCAGAAGTAAGTCAAATGTACGCTTACATTCCGTTTGATCAAGGTGATTACGCCAAAAGTAACGCCTTATTATTATCTAATTTACAGCAATATAAAAATATTATAGAGGATCAATATTATTACATGTATGCCTTATTTATGTTGACCTCTAATTACGCTCATTTAGATAATTTAAATACAGCACATTATTATTTTAATTTACTTAAAAATTTAGAAAATGACAATACAATAGCAAGTGCATTGTACAAATCACATATAGTAACAATTAATAATTGTTTTGCACACATTCAGTTCAAACAAAAAGCAATGGATTCGGTAGCATTTTATCTTGATGCCTCTACTAAAATGCGTCAATCAATGAATAGCTATGATGTTAAGGAGTATTTTAAACTATATGCTGACTATTATGGACAATTGGGTAACGACGTTGCTAAAAATAACTATTTAGACTCTTTAAGTGTTTTTAACGACCAGTTATTACAAAAAGCATCTAACGCAAGTTTAGAATTAAATAATGCATTGGTTAACACTGATGAAGCATTGCTAGAGGTTACCAAAAAAAGAAATACAAACAGAATATGGATTGCAATACTTATTGGTGCTATAATTGTGTTTGGTACTTTTATAGCATTACGCTACAAGAAAATTAAACTTAAAATTATCGAGTTTACTAAACGCAAAGACGAATATCAGTTTATGCAAACCAATCATGAAAAACTGAAAGTTAAAGTTAGAGGATTAGAGGATTATATTACTGAACTTAAAAGAGAGTTGAGAACCATTTCTTCTATAGATAATTCTTCGGAACAAAAAGAAAAAACTAAAGCATTATATAAAAACATACATCATCAATCGTCAACATTTTTAGCAAAAGAAGAAAATTATTTAGAGCTAATTAATGATGTTAATATCGAGTTTTTTACTCAAATAAAAGCGATGCATCCTAATTTAAATGATTCTGAAATCATCATCTGTTATTATTTGTTTTTAGGTTTTAAAAATAAAGAAATCGCAGCTTTTTTAAATACCTCTACTCGTGCTGTAGAAAGTAAACGCTATCGTATTTCCAAAAAAATTGAGGAATTAGACAGCACACTTACGCTAATAGATTACTTAAATGACACGTTTAAGGATTCTAAAATTAGTGTACTTTAACCTATTAAAACCTTGATTTTTAGTATTTTTAAGATGTGCGTAGTTAATGCGTAGTTTATAATTTTATTAATGCAATTAGCCTTTAGTTATTTGTAGATATATAAATTATAACTCTAAATTACTAATGAAAAAAATCTACCTAATTTTATTACTATTATCAACGGGATCATTGTTTTCGCAATCCAAAGAGTATAGTGAAATGATTAATAAAGGAACTTATACAGTCCAAGAAATCCAGATAGCAGCTCAAGCCCATTTTGAAAATAAAGGCAAAGGAAGAGGTACTGGTTACAAACAATATAAACGATGGGAATATCAGGCTTTAAGATCCATTAAACAAAATGGAGTTTTAAGATCTAATAAATTTTATTATAATGAATTAGAGCGTTATAATAATTATATTAATCAAAAAGCAATTAACAGCAGAAGCGCATCTTCTGACAACGGAAACTGGGAGCAATTAGGACCATATTCTTGGAATGCAACTTCAGGTTGGAATCCTGGAACAGGTAGAATTACTTCTATAGCTTTTGAAACAGGTAACCAAAACCATATTATTGTAGGTGCCGAAACAGGAGGTGTTTGGAAAACAATAGATGGAGGAACCAACTGGACGCCTTTATGTGATAATTTTTCTAACATGAAGGTTTATGCCTTAGCTATGCATCCATCAGACCCTTCAACTTATTTTTGGGGATCAGATAACGGAACAATCTTTAAATCTACAGATGCTGGAGCAACCTGGAATTTAGTAGCTAGTACAATAGGCAGTGGAGAAGTAAACCGAATTTTGATTGATCCAACTACACCTTCAAAAATGTATTGTAGTATTGAGCATGGTGGGCTTTTTAAGTCTACTAACTCTGGCAGTTCGTGGTCATTAATTCATCCTGAAGCAGAATCTAGAGGTTATGATTTTGAGTTTAAACCCTTTGATTCTAATACAATTTATGCTTCTGGAGTCTTTTTATTTAAATCTACAGATGGAGGTGTAACTTTTACTAAAGTTGAAGCACCAACAGGCGTAACTAATTATGACACTGAGCATGTAAATGGGACTTTAAATTGGAAATCCATAAATCAAGGTTCGCAACATTTTG
The genomic region above belongs to Olleya sp. Hel_I_94 and contains:
- a CDS encoding serine hydrolase; its protein translation is MKKVLIVLVLVLICSAFTTATLYPIDGYEYTGIKRLKRLELIKSGEIVEKQTLPEGAFKSYLDIKLNLKEKAADSLHCFFKENEAFQKDINNLFRGLDKSYSLTVMDISDLNDIKYAHRNETAGYQPGSVGKLAVLLGLFDQLSKIYPDNFEKRITLLKTKVVKAGVWGLTDEHTIPIYNIETKKLVKRQVIASDEFSLFEWADHMLSVSNNGAASIVWREVLLMQAFGEKYLELTEADALTYFKTTEKKVLTDLGNDVVNLPLRNLGITAEEWRLGSFFTRGANTYVGDKGGSIGTPFGVMKFLVQLEQGNVIDAQSSLEMKRLMYMTDRRIRYAQAPTLKEAAVYFKSGSLYKCDRSNGQVCGKYMGNIQNFMNSVAIVEHPDNTTYMVVLMTNVLRKNSATDHMTLAANIDKLIRK
- a CDS encoding serine hydrolase produces the protein MKTKLFFLALVTLLVTNSVAQDELPLPTSDGRIALLTSLVDNNLQKTLEKEINSNPLWKTLINQKKMAIGLVDLRDTNNVKFARLNGNHMMYAASLPKIAVLLAAMDAIDKKELIETKDIRKDMRLMISKSNNQATTRMIDRLGYDKIEAVMRSPKYKFYDENFGGGLWVGKRYGGGGNTNREPLKNLSHAATVTQVCRYYYLLANGKLVNRKRSKQMLDIMENPELHHKFVNTLDKIAPEARIFRKSGSWKNYHSDSVLVWGKDDNRRYILVALIEDSAGEQIIRDLIKPIEKVLRTQ
- a CDS encoding helix-turn-helix transcriptional regulator — protein: MIFKQFRINSFFTLFITLILFCGFAIGQSKKQQNYYSLLDSAQTYLDVNPKISAQFLDSIPNPITSNITGRLAYYYQLKGLLNDKNEEPIKQFQNFALALKHAKLEKDYDIAGMVSVELFYNSYLINKDSTAFKYLEDAKSFYTKTNNVNGLAEVSQMYAYIPFDQGDYAKSNALLLSNLQQYKNIIEDQYYYMYALFMLTSNYAHLDNLNTAHYYFNLLKNLENDNTIASALYKSHIVTINNCFAHIQFKQKAMDSVAFYLDASTKMRQSMNSYDVKEYFKLYADYYGQLGNDVAKNNYLDSLSVFNDQLLQKASNASLELNNALVNTDEALLEVTKKRNTNRIWIAILIGAIIVFGTFIALRYKKIKLKIIEFTKRKDEYQFMQTNHEKLKVKVRGLEDYITELKRELRTISSIDNSSEQKEKTKALYKNIHHQSSTFLAKEENYLELINDVNIEFFTQIKAMHPNLNDSEIIICYYLFLGFKNKEIAAFLNTSTRAVESKRYRISKKIEELDSTLTLIDYLNDTFKDSKISVL
- a CDS encoding NTP/NDP exchange transporter, with the protein product MKIKLPINKKLKTFILKAFDIKEEELNKTLLLQLNIFILITTLLVIKPTINSLFLSELTSSALPLGYVLTALMAIIGSFFYTKALEKYTLNIIIDRTLIASITSLIAFGILLKFNVISGVFLYIPYVWVAIYGLLTASQFWLLANVVYNVREAKRVFGFIGAGAIAGGIFGGYLTSFLTKILYTEDLLFIAAILVSICVPLSRYIWKNEVKNLNEFQLSIKNETNTKSPFKLIRQSKLLSLIALVIGMSVLIAKLIDYQYSDYASRFIATEDELTSFFGFWFSTLSVISLLIQLFLTKRIVGTFGVGKSLLWLPAGILIGSILLLFIPELWVIVFIKVVDGSLKQSVNKASTELLSIPIPMDIKKKTKTFTDVVVDSIATGIAGFILIFFINGLDISSTSISIIIIVLIIIWLVLIYFLRQQYVIAFKQLLDNAEVKKSKVHKEELKVTSIIGSVLRVLNTGKENQIINMLEKTLEVKDERFFTAIKTLLNHDSPKVKALAIDNLYFLKTENLSTQIEAMIYDDNQQVTTSAFRYLLKNYKQNTIVLFENHINSTDNTIANAALVGLSLELRNNQLLQNRFNLEQKIESALNKYLELTDANLKNNTIKSVLESIGNAKISTYYNVLKTQLLSKDLDVVKTAIISASKTLDPEFIDHIISHLSIKETRQIAVDALFFYNDPVIDVLYQKVIKETIDFEDAAYVILVIEKFKSQKAINTLMLLTGDTEHTVKIEAIEALKRLKWKYPHLKIKDRFIVDKILDECQLYQNTLAVIHTQIVLQYKMKSVTMESKDENEARNGLIHLLEQRLDRQLQRIFRFLGIKYPPNDVDPILNTIMHGKEEQRIHAIEFLDNILNSQLKKELIPVAESVLLDSNQEEKLKKLNLKVFSEIECYNELLKRKDVKLKFAVLYLIEKSNNTNFKPLLELVLINETNKKIRAKTESLLGLTS